The Salvia miltiorrhiza cultivar Shanhuang (shh) chromosome 1, IMPLAD_Smil_shh, whole genome shotgun sequence genome has a window encoding:
- the LOC131012139 gene encoding uncharacterized protein LOC131012139, translating into MEEGRMDALGAKLERRKWVYCTAHFLASSYRFDPPPPRPRKKRTMVHRDREGGAERLHRDYFSVEPVYGPQFFRRRFRMSRELFLRIVNALEVDPYFQQRPDAIGRLSFSPIQKCTAAVRQLAYETAADCCDEYLRIGETTALECLKKFCKAVVRIFGGTYLRRPTTADVQCITAMHEARHGFPGMLGSLDCMKVEM; encoded by the exons atggAGGAGGGGCGTATGGACGCACTCGGGGCAAAGCTGGAGCGAAGGAAATGGGTGTATTGCACGGCCCATTtcc TGGCAAGTTCATATCGTTTCGATCCACCTCCACCACGCCCGAGGAAGAAGCGGACAATGGTTCATCGTGACCGTGAAGGTGGAGCCGAGCGCCTCCATCGCGATTATTTTTCTGTCGAGCCTGTTTATGGGCCACAATTCTTTCGTCGTCGATTTCGCATGAGCCGAGAGTTGTTTCTACGCATTGTCAATGCGCTAGAAGTCGATCCTTACTTCCAACAACGTCCGGATGCTATTGGCCGCTTAAGCTTCTCCCCGATCCAGAAGTGCACTGCCGCTGTTCGACAATTGGCATACGAAACTGCTGCTGATTGTTGTGACGAATATCTCCGTATAGGAGAGACGACGGCGTTGGAATGCTTGAAGAAATTCTGCAAGGCCGTCGTTCGTATCTTTGGCGGCACGTATTTGAGGCGGCCAACAACTGCCGATGTGCAATGCATCACTGCAATGCACGAAGCCCGCCATGGGTTCCCGGGAATGTTGGGGAGCCTAGACTGCATGAAGGTGGAAATGTAA
- the LOC131005438 gene encoding glycine-rich RNA-binding protein blt801-like, protein MAAADVEFRCFVGGLAWATTEHSLEQAFSQYGQVVDSKIINDRETGRSRGFGFVTFRDEQSMRDAIDAMNGQDLDGRSITVNEAQSRGGGGGGGGGGFRGPRREGSGGYGGGNGGGYGGGNGGGYGRREGGNGGGYGRREGGSGGYGGRSGGYGGGGDRSYSRSGGSDGNWRE, encoded by the exons ATGGCTGCCGCCGATGTTGAATTCAGATGTTTCGTTGGTGGTTTGGCTTGGGCCACCACCGAGCACTCGCTCGAGCAAGCTTTCTCTCAGTACGGCCAAGTCGTCGATTCGAAG ATCATCAACGATCGGGAGACCGGAAGGTCGAGGGGATTCGGATTCGTGACGTTTAGAGATGAGCAATCGATGAGGGATGCGATCGATGCGATGAACGGTCAGGATCTGGACGGCCGTAGTATAACCGTCAACGAGGCTCAGTCTcgcggtggaggcggcggcggaggtggcGGTGGATTCCGCGGACCTCGCCGTGAAGGTAGCGGTGGTTACGGAGGAGGTAACGGTGGTGGTTATGGAGGAGGCAACGGTGGCGGTTATGGTCGTCGCGAGGGCGGAAACGGTGGCGGTTATGGTCGCCGTGAGGGCGGCAGCGGTGGATATGGTGGCCGCAGCGGCGGATATGGTGGTGGTGGCGACCGCTCTTACTCCAGGAGTGGTGGATCTGATGGAAACTGGAGGGAATAG
- the LOC131005452 gene encoding transcription factor RADIALIS-like produces the protein MASSSISHSGSSSRWSAQENKAFERALAVFDQDTPDRWANVARAVGGRTPEEVKMHYDNLVEDIKYIESGKVPFPNYRTTR, from the coding sequence atggcaTCGTCGTCGATTTCGCACTcgggcagcagcagcagatggTCTGCCCAAGAAAACAAGGCCTTTGAGAGGGCTTTGGCCGTTTTTGACCAAGATACCCCTGACCGTTGGGCCAACGTTGCCCGGGCCGTAGGGGGCCGGACGCCGGAGGAGGTGAAGATGCATTACGACAACCTCGTTGAGGATATCAAGTACATTGAAAGTGGGAAGGTTCCATTCCCCAACTACCGGACCACTCGTTGA
- the LOC131005450 gene encoding uncharacterized protein LOC131005450 — MTTEKISNDKLPAPGVPAPEVSSCRKKKSEEATFLEDVKDHINDFIHASMDEHKTCFQKSIKKMFGMSKVVAERNSQTKEVESSLPLRTTT, encoded by the exons ATGACAACTGAAAAGATCTCGAATGATAAGCTCCCAGCACCAGGAGTTCCAGCTCCGGAAGTGAGTTCGTGTaggaagaagaagagtgaaGAAGCAACTTTCCTCGAAGATGTGAAGGATCACATAAATGACTTCATTCATGCTTCCATGGATGAGCACAAAACTTGCTTTCAGAAAAGTATCAAGAAG ATGTTTGGAATGTCAAAAGTCGTTGCAGAAAGGAATTCGCAGACAAAGGAAGTGGAAAGTTCTCTACCTCTTCGAACAACAACATAG
- the LOC131005416 gene encoding chlorophyll a-b binding protein 8, chloroplastic-like, producing the protein MATQALSICTSAEAARQILGGRPPLSSKKVSLVVRAASSTPPVKQGADRQLWFASKQSLSYLDGSLPGDFGFDPLGLSDPEGTGGFIEPRWLAYGEIINGRFAMLGVVGAIAPEILGKAGLIPAETALPWFRTGVIPPAGTYDYWADNYTLFVLEMALMGFAEHRRFQDWAKPGSMGKQYFLGLEKGLGGSGDPAYPGGPFFNPLGFGKDEKSMKELKLKEVKNGRLAMLAILGFFIQALVTGVGPYQNLLDHLSDPINNNVFTSLKFH; encoded by the exons ATGGCAACTCAGGCATTGTCCATTTGCACTTCAGCAGAGGCGGCGAGGCAGATTCTTGGAGGGCGGCCGCCGCTCTCCTCCAAGAAGGTTTCCTTGGTCGTAAGAGCTGCTTCTTCTACTCCTCCGGTTAAG caaGGAGCTGACAGGCAGCTTTGGTTTGCTTCCAAGCAGAGTCTTTCCTACCTGGATggaag TCTCCCTGGAGACTTCGGGTTCGACCCGTTGGGACTGTCGGACCCGGAGGGCACGGGAGGATTCATCGAGCCGAGGTGGCTGGCCTACGGAGAGATCATCAACGGGCGGTTCGCCATGTTGGGGGTGGTAGGAGCCATTGCACCAGAAATCCTGGGGAAAGCAGGGCTGATCCCGGCGGAAACAGCTCTCCCATGGTTCCGAACGGGGGTGATTCCCCCGGCCGGAACCTACGACTACTGGGCCGATAACTACACGCTTTTCGTGCTGGAGATGGCCCTGATGGGGTTCGCGGAGCACAGGAGGTTCCAGGACTGGGCCAAGCCAGGCTCCATGGGGAAGCAGTACTTTCTAGGCCTGGAGAAGGGTTTGGGAGGATCGGGTGATCCTGCCTACCCCGGTGGCCCGTTTTTCAACCCGTTAGGGTTCGGGAAAGACGAGAAGTCGATGAAGGAGTTGAAGCTGAAGGAGGTGAAGAATGGGAGACTGGCGATGTTGGCGATCTTGGGATTTTTCATACAAGCTTTGGTGACGGGCGTCGGGCCGTACCAAAATTTGCTGGATCATCTGTCTGATCCTATCAACAACAATGTCTTCACCAGTCTCAAATTTCATTAG
- the LOC131005376 gene encoding 3-ketoacyl-CoA synthase 4-like isoform X1, whose product MAQPNSTAAASGGATARNGSVKLKYVKLGYHYLMSHFLTLCLIPLISFTLIRIFEMDYEDFVNLYLNLKHNRATVSLLSGALVFGATVAFMTRPRPVYLVDYACYRPPDRLRVEFHKFMEHSRLTGDFDESSLDFQRKILERSGLGEETYLPEALHRLPPQPSMAAARAEAEQVVFGALDSLFRATGVAPKQIGVLVVNCSLFNPTPSLSAMIVNRYKLRGNVRSFNLGGMGCSAGLIAVDLAKDMLQLHRNTYAVVVSTENITQNWYYGNKKSMLIPNCLFRMGGAAVLLSNRSSDRRRSKYKILHAVRTHKGADDTAFKCVYQEQDNDNDGDVKGRNIKIGVSLSKDLMAIAGEALKSNITTLGPLVLPVSEQLLFFVTLVARRIWNPKIKPYIPDFKLAFHHFCIHAGGRAVIDELERSLRLEAIHVEASRMTLHRFGNTSSSSIWYELAYMEAKGRVRKGQRVWQIAFGSGFKCNSAVWEALRDVGPSPDSPWLHCIDRYPVHLAH is encoded by the coding sequence ATGGCACAGCCtaactccaccgccgccgcgaGCGGCGGCGCCACCGCAAGAAACGGAAGCGTGAAACTCAAGTACGTGAAACTAGGGTACCACTACTTGATGTCCCATTTCTTGACTCTATGTCTAATCCCTCTAATTTCCTTCACATTAATCCGAATATTTGAAATGGATTATGAAGATTTCGTAAACTTGTATCTCAACCTCAAGCATAATCGCGCGACCGTTTCGCTTCTCTCGGGCGCGCTGGTATTCGGGGCGACGGTCGCCTTCATGACCCGACCCAGACCCGTCTACCTGGTCGACTACGCGTGCTACCGCCCGCCCGACCGCCTCCGGGTCGAGTTCCACAAGTTCATGGAGCACTCGCGGCTCACCGGCGACTTCGACGAGTCGTCGCTCGACTTCCAGCGGAAGATTCTAGAACGTTCCGGCCTCGGCGAGGAGACCTACCTCCCCGAGGCGCTCCACCGCCTCCCGCCGCAGCCGTCCATGGCCGCGGCGCGCGCCGAGGCCGAGCAGGTGGTGTTCGGCGCGCTGGACAGCCTTTTCCGCGCCACCGGCGTCGCGCCGAAGCAGATCGGGGTGCTGGTGGTCAACTGCAGCCTCTTCAACCCCACGCCGTCGCTCTCCGCCATGATCGTCAACAGGTACAAGCTCCGCGGCAACGTCCGGAGCTTCAATTTGGGCGGGATGGGGTGCAGCGCCGGCTTGATCGCCGTCGATCTGGCGAAGGACATGCTCCAGCTCCACCGCAACACCTACGCCGTCGTCGTGAGCACCGAGAACATCACGCAGAATTGGTACTACGGCAACAAAAAATCGATGCTGATCCCCAATTGCCTCTTCCGCAtgggcggcgccgccgtgctCCTCTCGAATCGAAGCTCCGACCGGCGGCGGTCGAAATACAAAATCCTCCACGCGGTCCGCACGCACAAGGGCGCCGACGACACCGCCTTCAAATGCGTGTACCAGGAGCAGGACAACGACAATGATGGCGACGTGAAGGGGAGAAACATTAAAATCGGGGTGTCGCTGTCGAAGGATCTGATGGCGATCGCCGGCGAGGCGCTGAAATCGAACATCACGACGCTAGGCCCGCTGGTGCTGCCCGTGAGCGAGCAGCTGCTCTTCTTCGTGACGCTGGTGGCCCGCAGAATATGGAACCCTAAGATCAAGCCCTACATACCGGATTTCAAGCTGGCGTTCCACCACTTCTGCATCCACGCCGGAGGCCGCGCCGTGATCGACGAGCTGGAGCGGAGCCTGCGGCTGGAGGCGATCCACGTGGAGGCGTCGCGGATGACTCTGCACAGATTCGGAAACACTTCGTCGAGCTCGATTTGGTATGAGCTGGCGTATATGGAGGCGAAGGGGAGGGTGAGGAAGGGGCAGCGCGTGTGGCAGATCGCCTTTGGGAGTGGATTTAAGTGCAACAGCGCCGTGTGGGAGGCGCTGCGCGACGTCGGCCCGTCGCCGGATAGCCCGTGGCTCCACTGCATAGACCGCTACCCGGTCCACCTGGCCCACTGA
- the LOC131005376 gene encoding 3-ketoacyl-CoA synthase 4-like isoform X2: MTRPRPVYLVDYACYRPPDRLRVEFHKFMEHSRLTGDFDESSLDFQRKILERSGLGEETYLPEALHRLPPQPSMAAARAEAEQVVFGALDSLFRATGVAPKQIGVLVVNCSLFNPTPSLSAMIVNRYKLRGNVRSFNLGGMGCSAGLIAVDLAKDMLQLHRNTYAVVVSTENITQNWYYGNKKSMLIPNCLFRMGGAAVLLSNRSSDRRRSKYKILHAVRTHKGADDTAFKCVYQEQDNDNDGDVKGRNIKIGVSLSKDLMAIAGEALKSNITTLGPLVLPVSEQLLFFVTLVARRIWNPKIKPYIPDFKLAFHHFCIHAGGRAVIDELERSLRLEAIHVEASRMTLHRFGNTSSSSIWYELAYMEAKGRVRKGQRVWQIAFGSGFKCNSAVWEALRDVGPSPDSPWLHCIDRYPVHLAH; the protein is encoded by the coding sequence ATGACCCGACCCAGACCCGTCTACCTGGTCGACTACGCGTGCTACCGCCCGCCCGACCGCCTCCGGGTCGAGTTCCACAAGTTCATGGAGCACTCGCGGCTCACCGGCGACTTCGACGAGTCGTCGCTCGACTTCCAGCGGAAGATTCTAGAACGTTCCGGCCTCGGCGAGGAGACCTACCTCCCCGAGGCGCTCCACCGCCTCCCGCCGCAGCCGTCCATGGCCGCGGCGCGCGCCGAGGCCGAGCAGGTGGTGTTCGGCGCGCTGGACAGCCTTTTCCGCGCCACCGGCGTCGCGCCGAAGCAGATCGGGGTGCTGGTGGTCAACTGCAGCCTCTTCAACCCCACGCCGTCGCTCTCCGCCATGATCGTCAACAGGTACAAGCTCCGCGGCAACGTCCGGAGCTTCAATTTGGGCGGGATGGGGTGCAGCGCCGGCTTGATCGCCGTCGATCTGGCGAAGGACATGCTCCAGCTCCACCGCAACACCTACGCCGTCGTCGTGAGCACCGAGAACATCACGCAGAATTGGTACTACGGCAACAAAAAATCGATGCTGATCCCCAATTGCCTCTTCCGCAtgggcggcgccgccgtgctCCTCTCGAATCGAAGCTCCGACCGGCGGCGGTCGAAATACAAAATCCTCCACGCGGTCCGCACGCACAAGGGCGCCGACGACACCGCCTTCAAATGCGTGTACCAGGAGCAGGACAACGACAATGATGGCGACGTGAAGGGGAGAAACATTAAAATCGGGGTGTCGCTGTCGAAGGATCTGATGGCGATCGCCGGCGAGGCGCTGAAATCGAACATCACGACGCTAGGCCCGCTGGTGCTGCCCGTGAGCGAGCAGCTGCTCTTCTTCGTGACGCTGGTGGCCCGCAGAATATGGAACCCTAAGATCAAGCCCTACATACCGGATTTCAAGCTGGCGTTCCACCACTTCTGCATCCACGCCGGAGGCCGCGCCGTGATCGACGAGCTGGAGCGGAGCCTGCGGCTGGAGGCGATCCACGTGGAGGCGTCGCGGATGACTCTGCACAGATTCGGAAACACTTCGTCGAGCTCGATTTGGTATGAGCTGGCGTATATGGAGGCGAAGGGGAGGGTGAGGAAGGGGCAGCGCGTGTGGCAGATCGCCTTTGGGAGTGGATTTAAGTGCAACAGCGCCGTGTGGGAGGCGCTGCGCGACGTCGGCCCGTCGCCGGATAGCCCGTGGCTCCACTGCATAGACCGCTACCCGGTCCACCTGGCCCACTGA